The following are from one region of the Entelurus aequoreus isolate RoL-2023_Sb linkage group LG17, RoL_Eaeq_v1.1, whole genome shotgun sequence genome:
- the LOC133632492 gene encoding zinc finger protein OZF-like — MDDYCYAKMATSAKREHERESAPPTSSKSPTEIKTKDEDVQQLIGNPEEVSLQLGGSSTLKQETPQPPCIKKEEEELCITQEGECLLGREEADYTKFPLSILSVKTEDDEEKPQLDNILAPLSDSEAEDEVEEPLSSDTDCEGDMRTHTDNKHSECSSKKRGKTSLGCSVCAESFTKKSLLTQHMRTHIGEKPFNCSVCGKSFLVKRNLTQHMRTHTGEKPFNCSVCGKSFSRNSMLTQHMRTHTGVKPFNCSVCCKSFPRNCRLTEHMRTHTGEKPFNCSVCCKSFFQNSILTRHMRTHTSEKPFNCSVCGKIFSRNCLLTQHMRTHTGEKTFLCSVCGKIFSRNFQLTQHIRTHTGEKPFNCSVCGNSFSQNSCLTQHMRTHTGEKPYTCSVCSRSFSNKNKLTQHMRTHTGEKPFNCSICGKSFSQNYRLTQHMRTHTDEKPYNCLVCSRSFSNKNKLTQHMRTHTGLRPLNCLVCGESFPHNGSLWRHMRTHKGEKPFSCSVCCKRFTHNADAVKHTRTHKGE; from the exons atggacgactactgctatgctaagatggcgacgtccgctaaaagagaacatgaaagagaatcagcgccaccaacttccagcaaatcaccaacggagataaagacgaaagatgaag acgtccagcagctaatcggtaatccagaagaagtttcccttcagttaggggggagctccactttgaagcaggagactccacaaccaccctgcattaaaaaggaagaggaggaactctgcatcactcaggagggagagtgtcttctaggacgagaggaagctgattacaccaagtttccactgagtattctctctgtgaagactgaagatgatgaagagaaaccacaactaGACAacatcttagctccactatcagatagtgaggctgaagacgaggttgaagaacctttgagcagcgatacagactgtgaaggtgatatgaggactcacactgacaacaaacactctgaatgctcttcaaagaagagaggtaaaacatctTTGGGCTGCTCGGTTTGTgctgaaagttttactaaaaagagccttttgactcaacacatgagaacacacataggtgaaaaaccatttaattgttcagtttgtggcaaaagctttcttgttaagaggaatttgactcaacacatgagaacacacacaggtgaaaaaccatttaattgttcagtttgtggcaaaagcttttctcgaaatagcatgttgactcaacacatgagaacacacacaggtgtaaaaccttttaattgttcagtttgttgcAAAAGCTTTCCTCGAAATTgccgtttgactgaacacatgagaacacacacaggtgaaaaaccatttaattgttcagtttgttgcAAAAGCTTTTTTCAAAATAGTATTTTGACTcggcacatgagaacgcacacaagtgaaaaaccatttaattgttcagtttgtggcaaaatctTTTCTCGAAATTGccttttgactcaacacatgagaacacacacaggtgaaaaaacatttcttTGTTCTGTATGTGGCAAAATCTTTTCTCGAAATTTCCAGTTGACTCAACACATTAGAACAcatacaggtgaaaaaccatttaattgttcagtttgtggcaacagcttttctcaaaatagctgtttgactcaacacatgagaacacacacaggtgaaaaaccatataCTTGTTCTGTTTGTAGCAGAAGCTTTTCTAATAAGAACaaattgactcaacacatgaggacacacacgggtgaaaaaccatttaattgttcaatttgcggcaaaagcttttctcaaaattaccgtttgactcaacacatgagaacacacacagatgAAAAACCATATAATTGTTTAGTTTGTAGCAGAAGCTTTTCTAATAAGAACaaattgactcaacacatgaggacACACACTGGACTGAGACCATTGAATTGTTTAGTTTGTGGTGAAAGCTTTCCTCATAACGGCTCTTTgtggcgacacatgagaacacacaaaggagaaaaaccatttagttgttcagtgtgctgtaaaaggttcacacATAATGCAGATGCAGtaaaacacacaagaacacacaagggAGAATAA